From Pyxicephalus adspersus chromosome 7, UCB_Pads_2.0, whole genome shotgun sequence, a single genomic window includes:
- the SF3B1 gene encoding splicing factor 3B subunit 1 (The sequence of the model RefSeq protein was modified relative to this genomic sequence to represent the inferred CDS: added 320 bases not found in genome assembly) yields MAKIAKTHEDIEAQIREIQGKKAALDETQGVGLDSTGYFDRDIYGGSDSRFSGYLTSIAANEQEDDDDEDNSAAAFEKKPGYHAPVALLNDIPQSSEQYDPFAEHRPQKIADREDEYKKQRRAMIISPERLDPFADGGKTPDPKTNARTYTDVMKEKQLRKEQHEIYQQMAEKAKSGDLKVVNGSSASAASQPSSKRKRRWDQTADQTPGSTPKKLSSWDQAETPGHTPSLRWDETPGRSKGNETPGATPGSKIWDPTPSHTPAGAATPGRGDTPGHATPGHGGATSSARKNRWDETPKTERDTPGHGSGWAETPRTDRGGESIGETPTPGASKRKSRWDETPASQMGGSTPVLTPGKTPIGTPAMNMATPTPGHIMSMTPEQLQVWRWEREIDERNRPLSDDELDAMFPEGYKVLPPPAGYVPIRTPARKLTATPTPLGGLTGFHMPAEDKTMKSVNDQPSGNLPFLKPDDIQYFDKLLVDVDESTLSPEEQKERKIMKLLLKIKNGTPPMRKAALRQITDKAREFGAGPLFNQILPLLMSPTLEDQERHLLVKVIDRILYKLDDLVRPYVHKILVVIEPLLIDEDYYARVEGREIISNLAKAAGLATMISTMRPDIDNMDEYVRNTTARAFAVVASALGIPSLLPFLKAVCKSKKSWQARHTGIKIVQQIAILMGCAILPHLRSLVEIIEHGLVDEQQKVRTISALAIAALAEAATPYGIESFDSVLKPLWKGIRQHRGKGLAAFLKAIGYLIPLMDAEYANYYTREVMLILIREFQSPDEEMKKIVLKVVKQCCGTDGVEANYIKTEILPPFFKHFWQHRMALDRRNYRQLVDTTVELANKVGAAEIISRIVDDLKDEAEQYRKMVMETIEKIMGNLGAADIDHKLEEQLIDGILYAFQEQTTEDSVMLNGFGTVVNALGKRVKPYLPQICGTVLWRLNNKSAKVRQQAADLISRTAVVMKTCQEEKLMGHLGVVLYEYLGEEYPEVLGSILGALKAIVNVIGMHKMTPPIKDLLPRLTPILKNRHEKVQENCIDLVGRIADRGAEYVSAREWMRICFELLELLKAHKKAIRRATVNTFGYIAKAIGPHDVLATLLNNLKVQERQNRVCTTVAIAIVAETCSPFTVLPALMNEYRVPELNVQNGVLKSLSFLFEYIGEMGKDYIYAVTPLLEDALMDRDLVHRQTASAVVQHMSLGVYGFGCEDSLNHLLNYVWPNVFETSPHVIQAVMGALEGLRVAIGPCRMLQYCLQGLFHPARKVRDVYWKIYNSIYIGSQDALIAHYPRIYNDDKNTYIRYELDYVL; encoded by the exons ATGGCGAAGATCGCAAAAACACACGAAG atATTGAAGCACAAATCCGTGAAATTCAAGGAAAGAAGGCGGCACTCGATGAAACACAAGGAGTTGGACTCGATTCAACAGGTTACTTTGACCGGGATATATACGGTGGAAGTGACAGTAGATTTTCAGGATATTTGACATCTATCGCAGCAAATGAGCAGGAAGAT GATGATGATGAAGATAATTCAGCAGCAGCATTTGAGAAAAAACCAGGATATCATGCACCTGTTGCATTGCTTAATGATATCCCCCAGTCATCTGAACAA tatGATCCGTTTGCAGAACATAGACCTCAGAAAATTGCAGATCGGGAGGATGAGTATAAAAAGCAGAGAAGAGCAATGATCATTTCCCCAGAGCGTCTTGACCCTTTTGCAGATG GTGGCAAGACACCAGATCCTAAAACAAATGCACGAACATACACAGATGTTATGAAAGAGAAGCAGTTAAGAAAGGAACAG caTGAAATCTATCAGCAGATGGCAGAAAAGGCAAAATCTGGGGATTTAAAAGTTGTCAATGGATCCTCTGCTTCAGCGGCATCACAACCATCTTCAAAGCGTAAAAGAAGATGGGATCAAACTGCTGATCAAACTCCAGGATCTACACCCAAGAAGCTCTCAAGCTGGGATCAAGCGGAG ACTCCTGGACACACACCTTCATTAAGATGGGATGAGACCCCTGGTCGATCAAAGGGAAATGAAACCCCTGGAGCTACTCCAGGCTCAAAAATCTGGGACCCTACTCCCAGCCATACTCCTGCTGGAGCAGCAACCCCAGGACGTGGTGATACCCCAGGCCATGCCACTCCAGGTCACGGAGGTGCAACTTCAAGTGCGCGTAAAAACAGATGGGATGAAACGCCTAAAACAGAGCGTG ATACTCCTGGTCATGGAAGTGGTTGGGCTGAGACTCCACGTACAGATcgtggtggagaatcaattggtGAAACCCCAACTCCTGGagcaagtaaaagaaaatctcgTTGGGATGAAACTCCAGCTAGTCAGATGGGTGGAAGTACTccagtactgacaccaggaaaAACACCAATTGGTACCCCTGCTATGAATATGGCTACTCCTACACCAG gttgatGTTGATGAATCCACACTTAGTCCAGAAGAgcagaaggaaagaaaaataatgaaactactgctgaaaataaagaatggCACACCTCCCATGAGAAAG GCAGCACTGAGGCAGATTACAGATAAAGCTCGTGAGTTTGGAGCTGGACCTTTGTTCAATCAAATATTACCGTTGCTGATGTCTCCAACACTTGAAGACCAGGAACGACATTTACTTGTTAAAGTTATTGATAGAATCCTATACAAACTTGATGATTTAGTCCGTCCATATGTACACAAG atcCTTGTGGTTATTGAACCCTTGCTGATTGATGAAGACTATTATGCCAGAGTGGAAGGCAGAGAAATTATATCCAACTTGGCTAAG GCTGCTGGTTTAGCCACAATGATTTCCACAATGAGACCAGATATTGACAATATGGATGAATATGTCCGTAACACAACAGCCAGAGCCTTTGCTGTTGTTGCCTCTGCGCTTGGCATTCCTTCCTTGCTTCCATTTTTGAAAGCTGTTTGTAAGAGCAAAAAGTCATGGCAAGCCCGCCACACTGGTATCAAGATTGTGCAGCAGATTGCTATACTGATGGGATGTGCCATCCTACCGCATTTAAGAAGCTTGGTTGAAATTATTGAACATG GACTTGTTGATGAACAGCAGAAAGTTCGTACTATAAGTGCTCTGGCTATAGCTGCTTTAGCTGAAGCAGCCACTCCATATGGTATTGAGTCTTTTGATTCTGTGCTAAAACCTTTGTGGAAAGGTATTCGTCAACACAGAGGAAag GGTCTGGCTGCGTTCCTAAAAGCCATTGGCTACCTTATACCCCTCATGGATGCTGAATATGCAAACTACTATACCAGAGAAGTGATGTTGATTTTAATCCGAGAGTTTCAATCTCCTGATGAAGAGATGAAAAAgattgttttgaag GTGGTGAAGCAGTGTTGTGGCACTGATGGTGTGGAagcaaattacataaaaacagaaatccTTCCTCCATTTTTCAAACACTTCTGGCAGCACAGAATGGCATTGGACAGAAGAAACTATAGACAG TTGGTGGACACTACAGTTGAGCTTGCAAATAAAGTGGGAGCTGCAGAAATAATATCTAGAATTGTGGATGACTTAAAAGATGAAGCTGAGCAATACAGAAAAATGGTCATGGAAACCATCGAGAAAATTATGGGCAATCTTGGAGCTGCTGATATTGACCACAAGCTTGAAGAACAGCTGATTGATGGCATCCTTTATGCTTTTCAGGAGCAGACCACAGAG GATTCGGTGATGTTGAATGGTTTTGGTACAGTTGTCAATGCACTTGGAAAAAGAGTCAAACCATACCTTCCCCAGATTTGTGGTACTGTGCTGTGGCGTTTAAACAACAAATCTGCTAAAGTGAGACAGCAAGCCGCTGATTTAATATCTCGCACTGCAGTTGTCATGAAAACATGTCAAGAG GAAAAATTAATGGGACATTTGGGCGTTGTGTTGTATGAATATCTTGGAGAGGAATATCCTGAAGTGCTGGGAAGCATTTTAGGAGCATTGAAGGCGATAGTCAATGTTATTG GTATGCATAAAATGACTCCTCCAATCAAAGATTTGCTGCCAAGACTTACacccattttaaaaaataggcaTGAGAAAGTACAGGAGAACTGTATTGACCTGGTTGGACGTATAGCCGACag ggGAGCGGAATATGTTTCAGCAAGAGAGTGGATGAGAATTTGTTTCGAACTTTTGGAATTACTGAAGGCACATAAAAAGGCAATTAGAAGAGCTACTGTGAACACATTTGGCTATATAGCCAAAGCTATTGG accTCACGATGTGCTTGCTACACTGCTTAATAACTTAAAAGTACAAGAAAGACAAAACAGAGTGTGTACCACTGTGGCAATCGCTATTGTTGCAGAAACATGTTCACCTTTTACAGTCCTGCCAGCGCTTATGAATGAATATAGAGTCCCAGAACTTAATGTCCAGAATGGTGTGTTAAAGTCCTTGTCTTTCCTCTTCGAGTATATTGGAGAAATGGGAAAGGATTATATCTATGCTGTTACACCTTTGCTTGAAGATGCTTTGATGGACAG AGATCTTGTTCACAGACAGACAGCTAGTGCCGTTGTTCAGCACATGTCCCTCGGAGTTTATGGTTTTGGTTGTGAAGATTCTTTAAATCACCTGTTAAATTATGTATGGCCCAATGTATTTGAAACATCTCCTCATGTCATCCAAGCTGTAATGGGAGCACTTGAAGGCCTTAGGGTTGCTATTGGTCCATGCCGAATGCTGCAGTATTGCCTACAG ggcctTTTCCATCCTGCCCGAAAAGTCAGAGATGTTTACTGGAAAATATACAACTCTATATATATTGGTTCACAAGATGCTTTGATTGCCCATTATCCTCGTATCTACAACGATGACAAGAATACGTACATTCGTTACGAGCTTGACTACGTcttataa